Genomic DNA from bacterium:
GCGCGGGATCCTTGGCACGGTCCTGGTAGTTCCGGACCGACCGAATGAAGAATGCTTCTCCGGGGGGGATCAGAAACGAAAAAGCGTTCTCCATATGGGTGATGATCGCGTTGTCGGCGAACCAGTACTTCGGGATCGCGTCGAGATCGCGAAAGTCGAAACGACGGGGTTCCACGACAACTCCAGCCGGAACCGAGAACGGAGCGGCCGCTCGAGAGCTGGCAGTTCGAGTCGATAGATTCATGATCGCGTCTCCTGCCGGGCGCGCCCTGGAATGTACACCATGGGAGATCCGATTTCGTTGTCCGCACGCCATACCCCCTACCCTCTCTGGCTGATCCGCTGATCCGCTGATCCGGATAGAGCATGGCGTGCTTGTGCTGAAGCGGAAATCGGTGCAGGCTCCCAACCGCGGACGACTACAAGAGAGGAGAAGCCCATGAAATTCGCACTTTCAGACCTGCAGCTATCGAGTTCGGCCTTCAAAGAGGGAGGACCCATTCCGACGAGGCACAGCGGGGAGGGGGACGACACTTCCCCGGCGCTCGATTGGAGCACCGTTCCCGACGGAACCCGTTCGTTCGCAGTGATCTGTCACGATCCCGATGCGCCGGTCGTCTCGTCCGGAGGCTACGGATTCGTCCATTGGGTGCTCTACAACATTCCGGGCACGGCGACGAGCCTGCCGGAGGGCGTAGCTGAGCATGCGACAGGGCCAACGGACTTCGGCAAGCCGGGCTATGGCGGTCCGATGCCCCCGGAGGGCCACGGGACGCACCGCTACTTCTTCTGGCTGCTTGCGCTCAGCCGCGAACCCGATCTCGAGGCGGGCCTCACGCTGCGGGAGTTGCTCGACACGATCGAGCCGGATGTGCTCGGGATGAATCGTCTGATGGGCACCTACGAGCGCGCGTAGGGCCTCCGCTCGCTGATCCCAGCGCCGAAACTCGCTAGGCGGGTTCGAACTGTTGAAGTCCCGCCACGTCCTTGAGGATTCCGGGGCGGCCCACCTGCTCGCTGGAGACGAAGGCCTCCAGAAGTCCTCGATCGGTGGGTGTGTTGGCCAGGAAGCGAGCGCCCCCTTCGGCGGCACCGAGCACGATGCCCCGTTCCGGCGAACCATCCTTGCCGTACACCACGGTGTAGGCTTCGACGACGGCATCGCCTTGTACATCGGGCACCACCGGGCGCGGGGTACAGTCCTGCTCTGCAGAGGGCAGATCGTCGCAGAGGCCGCGCGTGGGCACACTTCCCGTCTTGGGTGAGGACGCCCAGAGACTCGCCGCATGCTTGGTCAGATACCAGCCATTGCCCGTCACCAGGCCGATCGTGTCACTCCCGCCGCGAATACGCTCGGCCATGGTCGCCAGCGAGTGAAGTGTGTAGGCGCTGGCAGGCCCGCCCGCGTAGGGCAGTCCGCCCGTCACGGTGAATCCGCGCGGATCGTCTTCACTCAATCCCAGCTGGCGAATGGCCGTCTCGACCGCGACCGGGAAACAGCTGTAGAAATCGATCAGATCGACGTCTGAGATCTGAATACCCGCGTTTTGAAGCGCACTCTGAGAGGCGTCCAGCATGGCAGGACAGCTGGCGAAATCGGGCCGTTCGCTGGAATTCCATGCCTTCTCGACGGCCTCCGCCCCGCCCCACCAGTAGACCAGCTTTTCTCGCGGAACACCGGCCTCCAGAGCCGCGCTCTCGGACATGATCAGTAGCGCGGCTGCCTGATCGGTGTTCAAGATCGCGTTCAGATACTTCGGATAGGGAAACGCGATCATGCGATTCTTCGCCGTCGGAGTCGTGAGTTCGGCAGCATCCCGGAACGTGGGAAACCAGGCATGCGGATTTGCGGCTGCGACCTTCGAGAAGGCGCTGAACAGCTCTCCCATTTTCTGGGCGTGCTCGCTCAGACTGAGTCCACGGCGCGCACGCAGTGCATTTTCGAAGATCGGATAGATATCTGGCGGCGTCTCCATGCCGTATTGGCGCTCGAGATCCGTGTTTCCTGGACGAACTTCGCCGATGCATTCGGGTGCTGGGCCGCCTCCCTTCACCCAGCCGAGATCCCGCTTGATGGCGATCGCCCGACGAAGCGTGCGCAGATTGTTGCAGCCCGCGAGCAGTCCGATCTTCGTCTCGCCGCGCGTGATTCGTTCCGCCAGCTGGTTGGCAGCCGTGACGCCGATCTGGCCACCGAGTTCGGTCGTGAACTCGGCACTGGGCTTCGCGCCGATCACGTCACTGAGCAGACGAGCCGGATTCGTTGCGCGCCAACCGGCCACGCTCACGACGGCGACGGTATCGAGACCGGCGAGGGTCGCGTCAGTGATCTCCGCGTCCTGCGCAGCCTGACGCGTCACCTGCTCGAGCATCTTCAACGGTTCGAGAGCGTCACCCAGTTCGGCGTCGCGCTGAACCAGCTGACCAACACCGACGATTACGGGGCGCTTGGATGCAGCCAGGGACTTCTCCGTGATGGAATTCATGTCGAGCGTCGCAGAGACGTTCAACAGCGTGCGTCAGCCTTCCTCGTCTCGAAGTTCGTCGATCAGCACGCGCTTCAGGATATCGAGATCACGCGCCAACGAGTCGGCCGGATCGCCCGAGAGAAGCAGCAGGCTGCCGAGCCCGGAGAGCGTTGCGAGGGCGTATCGGGCGGTGAGAACGAGGTGCCGACGCGAAACCGTCGTGTCGAAGAAGATCTCACGCCAGACTTCGTTCCACGCCTTGGCCATGATGGCCGACCAGGTCGGTGCTTCCTCGATGTCTTCCCGAGCGCGAAAGTACAGCAGGATTTCGTGCGTGGTCTGGTAGTCGGTGCTCGAGTAGTGCTCCCAGGCCCGGTCGACGAAGAGCGACACCCGCTTTTCGAGCGGGCCCTCTCGCGGAACGCTCTCGACTCGCTCCACGAAGCGGTTGAAGGAGTCCTCGAGGACGGCCCTCAGCATGCCGTCCTTGCCCCCAAAGTGGTGCTGGACCGCACCCCAGGTGACGCCGGCCCGGCGCGCAATCTCGGCCGCGGTCGTCCGCGTGAAACCCACCTCTACAACGCTCTCGCTCACCGCCTGGAGGATCGCGGCGCGCGTTTCGGCCCGGCGCTCGGCGTGCGGGCGGGGCCTGGCGGGCGGGGCAGGCAGCTTGATACGGCGCGGTGAGTCACCCACCTGGAAAGACTAGGTGGATTTTACATTGCACACAATATGCAAAATGAATTAGGCTTTCGCTCACACTCGCTGAAGCCGAGGGAGCACGATCCCGTCCCTCGGCGCCCCGCTCAACCCAAGGAGATCGACATGGGAATCTTCATCATCATCCTCCTGGGATACACGGCCTCCTATCTGACCTTCCGGGGGCTGAAGCTCGCCTTCAATTCGCCGGCCATGAAGGACGCCATCATCAGCGAGGACCCCGAGCGAGGCGTCGACGGCGCCGCGTTGCAGCGCTCGGTCAAGCTCAACTCCGCAGTTTCGGTGGGGTTCATGTTCACATGCGCGTTCTTCTTCTCCGACTATCTCATGTACACAGGCGATGTCGCGCTCTGGCGCATCCCCCTGGAGATCGTCGGGGTCGTGATCATCTACGACTTCATCTACTACGGCGTTCATCGCTACCCCTTCCACGAGTGGAAGATCCTCCGCGCCGTCCATGAAGTCCACCACCAGACGAGGCATCCGCGCGGGGTCGATAGTCTGCTCCTTCATCCGCTGGAGACCTGCCTCGGTCTCGGGGCGTTCCTCGTCTCCATTGCGTTGGTGGGTGGCGTCAGCGTCCCGAGCTTCGCGGTGGTCTTCATTGGCTACACCGTGCTGAACGTGGTCAACCACGCAGGGCTGAACTTCCAGCACTTTCCCCTGCGGACCATGGGGTGGTTGGCGGTGAAGCACGACAAGCACCACCGCAGAGATCTCGCGGGCAACTACGCCTTCCTCACCACGATTCCGGACACCCTCTTCGGTACGGCGGAGTAGCGGATCCGCGGAGTGTCACGAGGGCTGACCCCTTGAAGCCGATGGCAGTGGGTGCGCGAAGGGCCGTATGATGAGGGACCCCTCCCGACGAGGAGTGGGTAGAGGTCCGGGTTGGGCGAGACGTGGGAGGAAACCGTGGGATTCGAAAGAGCGACGCTGGGACGCACGGGACTCTCGGTGACCCGTCTCGGGGTCGCCGCAAGCTACGGCACCGACGAGGCCATGCTCGAGGAGGCCGTCGAGCGGGGCGTCAACTACCTCTGGTGGGGCGCGTTGCGCACGAAAGCGATGGCCCGGGGGATTCGGGCCGTTGCGCGCAAGGGTCGAGAGGATCTCGTCATCGTCATGCATGCCGTCACGCGCAAGCCGGCTTCGATCTCGAACGGCGTCGAAGATGCACTTCGTCAGCTCGGGCTGGAGTACCTCGACGTGCTGCTCCTCGGAAACCACACGAAGGCGCCAGCCCCCGAGCTGGTGGAGCAGGCCATGAAGCTCCGGGAGCAAGGGAAGCTCCGCTTTCTGGCCCTCTCCACACATCGACGCACGCTGATTCCCGAGCTCGAAAAGGATGGTCACCCGATCGACATCTATCACCTGCGCTACAACGCGGCCCATCGGGGAGCCGAGACGGAGGTCTTCGACCACCTGCCCGACGAAGGGGGGCCGGGGATCGTCAGCTTCACGAGCAACCGCTGGGGAAGCCTGATGGATCCCGGGCGGATGCCGCCGGGGGAGGCCCCTCCAACCGCCGCAGACTGCTGCCGCTTCGTCCTCTCCCACCCCCGAGTCCACCTCACGTGCTGTGGGCCCGCGAACATGGAGGAACTCAGGCAGAACCTCGACTGCCTCGAGAAGGGTCCGATGAGTGACGAGGAGCTGGAGCGCATGCACCGTATCGGCCGTCACGTGTATGAGAGCGGTGCTCCCTGGCGGGCCCAGCTCGGGTCCATTGCCCGTTTGCTGGCGCGACGTCTCCGAGGCCGAGGAAGCACCCCTGCGTCCTGATGCGCGGTGCGGCCTGGCCGCCGGGTGGGAGTCCGAATCAGCTGAAGTACGTCGGTGAACTCGTCGAAGGCGTCGGGTTCGTCCCACGAGCCGTGGAGATCAACCGCCTTCTGGCACGTTACCTGGGAACGACCTCACGCCGCTGCGCAACCGCCTGAGACTCCGGCGCCGGTAGCGACTCTGGGAGTCTGTCGTGCCACGGTGTACCGGCCCAGCATTCTGCGCCAGGTACGTTATTTCCCTCCCATGGCCTTGAGTCCGGCCTGTTCTTCCTCGATCAGTGCCTTGAAGCTGGGCCGCCCATGCACGCGTTCGACCCAGGCGGCGAGGCTCGGCCAGCGGCCCGCGTCCACGTCGCCTTTACCGTGGCGGAGGTTCACGACCTGAGATCCGACGGCGATGTCGGCGATCGAGAACGTGTTTCCCACCAGGTAGTCTTGTTCTACGAGTTCTGCTTCGAGGTAGTCGAAGAGCGGCGGCAGGATCTCGTCGCGGGCGTGATCGACTGTTTCCTGGTCGGTCTCGCGTTCGAACATGAGGGGCGCGAGCAGGTTCTCGCGGAAGAACGCACCGGCACCCGCGCTGATGGGTTCATCGGCCAACTCCTCGTACCAGATCGCGCGCGCCAGGTCATAGGCATCACCCGGGTAGAGAGCCGGGGTCGGTGCAATGGCCTCGAGGTAGGCGCAGATGGCCGACGAGTCCGGGATCACCTTGTCGCCGTCCTCGAGCAGCGGGATCTTCTTGAGCGGATGCTTGGCCACGTACTCGGCGGGCAGACCGAAGGGCATCACGGGTTCGTGTTCGTAGGCGAGGCCCTTCTCGGCCAACGCCACGCGCACTTTGCGCACGAAGGGGGACAGATTGACTCCGGATAGCTTGAGATTCATGCGGGGGCTCCTCGCCAGATCGGGTTTTCGGGTGCTGGCAGGATGGTAGGTCCGGGGCAGCCGGTTGCAGCCGCGCCGTCGGATGATTTGCGGGTGGGTGTCTTCTCGTGATATTGTTTATCAATCGTTTGATGGAAGCACTGAATCGGTACGAACCAGGAGGAAGCCGCCGTGGGAGCGTTGAAACGCGATGGGCAGACCCGTGATCAGGTCATGGCCAGTCTCGAAGAACTGACCGAGGGTGACGTCGATTGGCACAGCGGACGCGTCCTCACCGGCCTCTACGATCCCGGAGAGGAGGCCTACCGGCTCACCGCCGAGGCCTACACCCGCTTCCTCACCCAGAACGCGCTCTACATCAACATGTACCCGAGTGCGGGGCACCTGGAACGGGACGTCGTCCGATCCGTCGCCGATCTGCTCCAGGGCGATGCGGAGGTCGTGGGCA
This window encodes:
- a CDS encoding TetR/AcrR family transcriptional regulator gives rise to the protein MGDSPRRIKLPAPPARPRPHAERRAETRAAILQAVSESVVEVGFTRTTAAEIARRAGVTWGAVQHHFGGKDGMLRAVLEDSFNRFVERVESVPREGPLEKRVSLFVDRAWEHYSSTDYQTTHEILLYFRAREDIEEAPTWSAIMAKAWNEVWREIFFDTTVSRRHLVLTARYALATLSGLGSLLLLSGDPADSLARDLDILKRVLIDELRDEEG
- a CDS encoding glutathione S-transferase family protein: MNLKLSGVNLSPFVRKVRVALAEKGLAYEHEPVMPFGLPAEYVAKHPLKKIPLLEDGDKVIPDSSAICAYLEAIAPTPALYPGDAYDLARAIWYEELADEPISAGAGAFFRENLLAPLMFERETDQETVDHARDEILPPLFDYLEAELVEQDYLVGNTFSIADIAVGSQVVNLRHGKGDVDAGRWPSLAAWVERVHGRPSFKALIEEEQAGLKAMGGK
- a CDS encoding acetyl-CoA acetyltransferase, with translation MNVSATLDMNSITEKSLAASKRPVIVGVGQLVQRDAELGDALEPLKMLEQVTRQAAQDAEITDATLAGLDTVAVVSVAGWRATNPARLLSDVIGAKPSAEFTTELGGQIGVTAANQLAERITRGETKIGLLAGCNNLRTLRRAIAIKRDLGWVKGGGPAPECIGEVRPGNTDLERQYGMETPPDIYPIFENALRARRGLSLSEHAQKMGELFSAFSKVAAANPHAWFPTFRDAAELTTPTAKNRMIAFPYPKYLNAILNTDQAAALLIMSESAALEAGVPREKLVYWWGGAEAVEKAWNSSERPDFASCPAMLDASQSALQNAGIQISDVDLIDFYSCFPVAVETAIRQLGLSEDDPRGFTVTGGLPYAGGPASAYTLHSLATMAERIRGGSDTIGLVTGNGWYLTKHAASLWASSPKTGSVPTRGLCDDLPSAEQDCTPRPVVPDVQGDAVVEAYTVVYGKDGSPERGIVLGAAEGGARFLANTPTDRGLLEAFVSSEQVGRPGILKDVAGLQQFEPA
- a CDS encoding YbhB/YbcL family Raf kinase inhibitor-like protein, giving the protein MKFALSDLQLSSSAFKEGGPIPTRHSGEGDDTSPALDWSTVPDGTRSFAVICHDPDAPVVSSGGYGFVHWVLYNIPGTATSLPEGVAEHATGPTDFGKPGYGGPMPPEGHGTHRYFFWLLALSREPDLEAGLTLRELLDTIEPDVLGMNRLMGTYERA
- a CDS encoding sterol desaturase family protein, with the translated sequence MGIFIIILLGYTASYLTFRGLKLAFNSPAMKDAIISEDPERGVDGAALQRSVKLNSAVSVGFMFTCAFFFSDYLMYTGDVALWRIPLEIVGVVIIYDFIYYGVHRYPFHEWKILRAVHEVHHQTRHPRGVDSLLLHPLETCLGLGAFLVSIALVGGVSVPSFAVVFIGYTVLNVVNHAGLNFQHFPLRTMGWLAVKHDKHHRRDLAGNYAFLTTIPDTLFGTAE
- a CDS encoding aldo/keto reductase; translation: MGFERATLGRTGLSVTRLGVAASYGTDEAMLEEAVERGVNYLWWGALRTKAMARGIRAVARKGREDLVIVMHAVTRKPASISNGVEDALRQLGLEYLDVLLLGNHTKAPAPELVEQAMKLREQGKLRFLALSTHRRTLIPELEKDGHPIDIYHLRYNAAHRGAETEVFDHLPDEGGPGIVSFTSNRWGSLMDPGRMPPGEAPPTAADCCRFVLSHPRVHLTCCGPANMEELRQNLDCLEKGPMSDEELERMHRIGRHVYESGAPWRAQLGSIARLLARRLRGRGSTPAS